A genomic segment from Daphnia carinata strain CSIRO-1 chromosome 1, CSIRO_AGI_Dcar_HiC_V3, whole genome shotgun sequence encodes:
- the LOC130691064 gene encoding nicotinate phosphoribosyltransferase-like isoform X1: METPTEVEGCRKRQNEIIQPLLTDLYQLTMAYAYWKSGKVDDTAVFDLFFRKNPFSGEFTIFAGLEECIKFLYNFRYSDSDIVYLKQILPPYVEEEFFQYLRNLTVEDVTLFAIPEGSVVFPRVPLLRVEGPLIVVQLLETTFLNLINYSSLIATNAARFRMAAGKRIKLLEFGLRRAQGPDGGLSASKYAYLGGFDGTSNVLAGKLFHIPVKGTHAHAYISSFSTLADLKTRDLAVYDENGSDLIESRDFVETCIKRRDQLATLLGILLQEANDGELAAFISYAMAFPDGFTALVDTYEVLSWSGETPSQRYISEPRLHYRSGLLNFCAVAVALSDFGYRPIGIRLDSGDLAYLSNRARDAFRKIAEELTIPWFAQLSIVASNDINEETILSLNDQHHQIDCFGIGTHLVTCQKQPALGCVYKLVEINKQPKIKLSEDLEKVTIPGRKDIYRLYGSDGHALIDLMQKHGEPPPLAGNRVLCRHPFLESKRAYVNPARVEPLLHIYWQNGRCCQPLPSMEQLRHRVQHQLGTIRQDHKRNLNPTPYKVSVSDSLYSYLHKLWLQNAPIGELS, encoded by the exons ATGGAGACTCCAACGGAGGTCGAAGGATGCCGCAAGcgccaaaatgaaattatcCAACCATTACTTACCG ATCTGTACCAGCTTACCATGGCTTACGCGTACTGGAAATCGGGGAAAGTCGACGACACTGCCGttttcgatttatttttcagaaaaaacccGTTTTCCGGGGAGTTCACTATATTTGCTGGTCTTGAAGAATGCATCAAATTTTTGTACAATTTTCGCTACAGTGACAGCGACATAGTCTATCTAAAGCAGATCCTGCCTCCCTATGTTGAGGAAGAGTTCTTTCAATACCTCAGGAACCTCACAGTTGAAGATGTGACTCTCTTTGCCATTCCTGAAGGTTCAGTTGTATTCCCCAG GGTTCCCTTGTTACGGGTGGAAGGTCCACTTATTGTGGTCCAACTATTAGAAACAACATTCTTGAACTTAATTAATTATTCAAG TTTGATTGCCACCAATGCTGCAAGATTTCGGATGGCAGCAGGCAAAAGGATTAAATTGCTTGAATTTGGTTTACGAAGAGCCCAAGGCCCTGATGGAGGGCTCTCTGCATCCAAATATGCTTATTTAG GTGGTTTTGATGGTACCAGCAATGTGTTAGCTGGTAAACTTTTCCACATACCAGTTAAAGGGACACATGCTCATGCATACATTAGTTCATTTTCCACTCTTGCTGATTTGAAAACTCGC GATTTGGCTGTGTACGATGAGAATGGCTCAGACTTGATAGAAAGCCGTGACTTTGTGGAAACGTGTATAAAGAGAAGAGACCAATTGGCTACTTTGCTCGGCATTCTATTGCAGGAAGCCAACGATGGAGAGCTTGCAGCTTTCATTTCCTACGCAATGGCGTTTCCCGATGGTTTCACCGCCCTTGTCGACACATATGAAGTTCTAAG TTGGAGCGGAGAAACCCCTAGTCAGCGCTATATATCGGAGCCACGTCTCCATTACAG AAGTGGACTACTGAACTTTTGTGCTGTCGCCGTGGCGCTGAGTGATTTTGGCTACAGACCCATCGGAATCCGCCTAGATTCAGGCGATTTGGCCTATCTTTCGAACAGGGCTCGAGACGCTTTCCGGAAAATCGCTGAGGAACTGACTATTCCTTGGTTCGCGCAGCTATCTATCGTAGCTAGTAACGATATAAACGAAGAAACGATCCTAAG TTTAAATGATCAGCATCATCAAATTGATTGTTTTGGCATTGGAACTCATCTGG TGACTTGTCAAAAACAACCTGCTCTGGGATGTGTGTACAAGCTTGTTGAAATCAATAAACAacccaaaataaaattgtCTGAGGACTTGGAGAAAGTGACCATTCCAGGTCGAAAAGACATTTATCGATTATACGGATCAGACG GTCACGCTTTGATAGATCTAATGCAAAAACATGGTGAACCTCCACCACTAGCCGGAAATCGAGTGCTATGCCGTCATCCGTTTCTAGAATCGAAGAGAGCCTACGTCAATCCGGCTCGAGTGGAGCCACTTCTGCACATATACTGGCAGAATGGTCGATGTTGTCAACCGCTGCCATCAATGGAGCAACTGAGGCATCGTGTTCAACACCAACTAGGAACAATAAGACAAGAtcacaaaagaaatttgaatccCACCCCATACAAAGTGAGCGTATCCGATTCACTGTACTCTTACCTTCACAAACTGTGGCTACAAAACGCTCCAATCGGAGAGCTCTCCTGA
- the LOC130691064 gene encoding nicotinate phosphoribosyltransferase-like isoform X2, producing METPTEVEGCRKRQNEIIQPLLTDLYQLTMAYAYWKSGKVDDTAVFDLFFRKNPFSGEFTIFAGLEECIKFLYNFRYSDSDIVYLKQILPPYVEEEFFQYLRNLTVEDVTLFAIPEGSVVFPRVPLLRVEGPLIVVQLLETTFLNLINYSSLIATNAARFRMAAGKRIKLLEFGLRRAQGPDGGLSASKYAYLGGFDGTSNVLAGKLFHIPVKGTHAHAYISSFSTLADLKTRDLAVYDENGSDLIESRDFVETCIKRRDQLATLLGILLQEANDGELAAFISYAMAFPDGFTALVDTYEVLRSGLLNFCAVAVALSDFGYRPIGIRLDSGDLAYLSNRARDAFRKIAEELTIPWFAQLSIVASNDINEETILSLNDQHHQIDCFGIGTHLVTCQKQPALGCVYKLVEINKQPKIKLSEDLEKVTIPGRKDIYRLYGSDGHALIDLMQKHGEPPPLAGNRVLCRHPFLESKRAYVNPARVEPLLHIYWQNGRCCQPLPSMEQLRHRVQHQLGTIRQDHKRNLNPTPYKVSVSDSLYSYLHKLWLQNAPIGELS from the exons ATGGAGACTCCAACGGAGGTCGAAGGATGCCGCAAGcgccaaaatgaaattatcCAACCATTACTTACCG ATCTGTACCAGCTTACCATGGCTTACGCGTACTGGAAATCGGGGAAAGTCGACGACACTGCCGttttcgatttatttttcagaaaaaacccGTTTTCCGGGGAGTTCACTATATTTGCTGGTCTTGAAGAATGCATCAAATTTTTGTACAATTTTCGCTACAGTGACAGCGACATAGTCTATCTAAAGCAGATCCTGCCTCCCTATGTTGAGGAAGAGTTCTTTCAATACCTCAGGAACCTCACAGTTGAAGATGTGACTCTCTTTGCCATTCCTGAAGGTTCAGTTGTATTCCCCAG GGTTCCCTTGTTACGGGTGGAAGGTCCACTTATTGTGGTCCAACTATTAGAAACAACATTCTTGAACTTAATTAATTATTCAAG TTTGATTGCCACCAATGCTGCAAGATTTCGGATGGCAGCAGGCAAAAGGATTAAATTGCTTGAATTTGGTTTACGAAGAGCCCAAGGCCCTGATGGAGGGCTCTCTGCATCCAAATATGCTTATTTAG GTGGTTTTGATGGTACCAGCAATGTGTTAGCTGGTAAACTTTTCCACATACCAGTTAAAGGGACACATGCTCATGCATACATTAGTTCATTTTCCACTCTTGCTGATTTGAAAACTCGC GATTTGGCTGTGTACGATGAGAATGGCTCAGACTTGATAGAAAGCCGTGACTTTGTGGAAACGTGTATAAAGAGAAGAGACCAATTGGCTACTTTGCTCGGCATTCTATTGCAGGAAGCCAACGATGGAGAGCTTGCAGCTTTCATTTCCTACGCAATGGCGTTTCCCGATGGTTTCACCGCCCTTGTCGACACATATGAAGTTCTAAG AAGTGGACTACTGAACTTTTGTGCTGTCGCCGTGGCGCTGAGTGATTTTGGCTACAGACCCATCGGAATCCGCCTAGATTCAGGCGATTTGGCCTATCTTTCGAACAGGGCTCGAGACGCTTTCCGGAAAATCGCTGAGGAACTGACTATTCCTTGGTTCGCGCAGCTATCTATCGTAGCTAGTAACGATATAAACGAAGAAACGATCCTAAG TTTAAATGATCAGCATCATCAAATTGATTGTTTTGGCATTGGAACTCATCTGG TGACTTGTCAAAAACAACCTGCTCTGGGATGTGTGTACAAGCTTGTTGAAATCAATAAACAacccaaaataaaattgtCTGAGGACTTGGAGAAAGTGACCATTCCAGGTCGAAAAGACATTTATCGATTATACGGATCAGACG GTCACGCTTTGATAGATCTAATGCAAAAACATGGTGAACCTCCACCACTAGCCGGAAATCGAGTGCTATGCCGTCATCCGTTTCTAGAATCGAAGAGAGCCTACGTCAATCCGGCTCGAGTGGAGCCACTTCTGCACATATACTGGCAGAATGGTCGATGTTGTCAACCGCTGCCATCAATGGAGCAACTGAGGCATCGTGTTCAACACCAACTAGGAACAATAAGACAAGAtcacaaaagaaatttgaatccCACCCCATACAAAGTGAGCGTATCCGATTCACTGTACTCTTACCTTCACAAACTGTGGCTACAAAACGCTCCAATCGGAGAGCTCTCCTGA
- the LOC130691274 gene encoding beta-1,3-galactosyltransferase 1-like isoform X1, whose amino-acid sequence MMKHLQIFLLLCGVVWVPILLTYSYNTQSREGLIGDVAPNFTWNVNSSRDLAIYVEPENTTAVITNENLCSSNSADHRQKPLLLIVVCSAVGNVKARDAIRKTWMSVVPNETAPFDVRTVFLLGQTVNDTKQSDVLFESNMHRDIIQEGFIDAYLNLTLKSVMMLKWVKTHCPQVTFVLKTDDDMFINVRTLTQYLSQPDVQQRKDMIVGSLFCRVIPIKDAGSKWYSPLFMYDAKVYPDYVSGTGYVISGPLVPILFENALHVPLFHLEDVYTTGIVAKRANVIPENSHLFSFVKHPTTNPCLYRKIITSHGLNPSELKSVWRQINDPRLNCTSVRLPKIGDPKFKKCHKTARLTVRRSGRRGYSG is encoded by the exons ATGATGAAACATCtgcaaatttttcttcttctctgcGGTGTTGTGTGGGTTCCCATTCTTCTCACATACAGCTATAACACTCAAAGTAGAGAGG GATTAATAGGTGATGTAG CTCCCAATTTTACATGGAACGTCAATTCTAGTCGTGACCTGGCTATATACGTTGAACCAGAAAACACAACGGCTGTAATTACCAATGAAAACCTCTGTTCCTCCAATTCAGCAGACCATCGCCAAAAACCTCTTCTTCTCATTGTTGTCTGTTCAGCTGTTGGTAACGTTAAGGCTCGCGATGCCATACGCAAGACGTGGATGTCCGTGGTACCTAACGAAACAGCTCCGTTTGACGTCCGAACAGTTTTCCTTCTCGGTCAGACAGTCAATGACACCAAACAGAGTGACGTGTTGTTCGAAAGCAACATGCATAGGGATATAATTCAAGAAGGATTCATCGACGCTTATTTGAATCT GACCTTGAAGAGTGTGATGATGTTGAAATGGGTGAAAACTCATTGCCCACAAGTGACCTTTGTCCTCAAAACGGATGACGACATGTTTATCAATGTCCGCACGCTGACTCAGTACCTGTCACAACCTGACGTTCAGCAGCGCAAGGACATGATTGTAGGCTCGCTCTTTTGTCGTGTTATACCTATCAAAGATGCGGGTAGCAAGTG GTATTCACCTCTCTTTATGTATGATGCCAAAGTATATCCTGATTACGTAAGCGGAACGGGTTACGTCATTAGCGGGCCGTTAGTACccattctttttgaaaatgcccTACACGTGCCACTTTTCCACTTGGAGGACGTTTACACAACAGGGATTGTAGCGAAACGGGCTAACGTCATTCCGGAGAACAGTCATTTGTTCAGTTTTGTGAAGCATCCCACCACAAATCCTTGTCTCTATCGCAAAATTATCACATCTCATGGCCTGAACCCTAGCGAATTAAAATCTGTCTGGCGGCAGATCAACGATCCTCGTTTAAACTGCACCTCCGTCCGCTTGCCGAAAATCGGTGatcccaaattcaaaaaatgccACAAGACCGCGCGTCTGACCGTCCGTCGTTCGGGTAGAAGAGGTTATAGTGGCTGA
- the LOC130691274 gene encoding beta-1,3-galactosyltransferase 1-like isoform X2, with protein sequence MMKHLQIFLLLCGVVWVPILLTYSYNTQSREAPNFTWNVNSSRDLAIYVEPENTTAVITNENLCSSNSADHRQKPLLLIVVCSAVGNVKARDAIRKTWMSVVPNETAPFDVRTVFLLGQTVNDTKQSDVLFESNMHRDIIQEGFIDAYLNLTLKSVMMLKWVKTHCPQVTFVLKTDDDMFINVRTLTQYLSQPDVQQRKDMIVGSLFCRVIPIKDAGSKWYSPLFMYDAKVYPDYVSGTGYVISGPLVPILFENALHVPLFHLEDVYTTGIVAKRANVIPENSHLFSFVKHPTTNPCLYRKIITSHGLNPSELKSVWRQINDPRLNCTSVRLPKIGDPKFKKCHKTARLTVRRSGRRGYSG encoded by the exons ATGATGAAACATCtgcaaatttttcttcttctctgcGGTGTTGTGTGGGTTCCCATTCTTCTCACATACAGCTATAACACTCAAAGTAGAGAGG CTCCCAATTTTACATGGAACGTCAATTCTAGTCGTGACCTGGCTATATACGTTGAACCAGAAAACACAACGGCTGTAATTACCAATGAAAACCTCTGTTCCTCCAATTCAGCAGACCATCGCCAAAAACCTCTTCTTCTCATTGTTGTCTGTTCAGCTGTTGGTAACGTTAAGGCTCGCGATGCCATACGCAAGACGTGGATGTCCGTGGTACCTAACGAAACAGCTCCGTTTGACGTCCGAACAGTTTTCCTTCTCGGTCAGACAGTCAATGACACCAAACAGAGTGACGTGTTGTTCGAAAGCAACATGCATAGGGATATAATTCAAGAAGGATTCATCGACGCTTATTTGAATCT GACCTTGAAGAGTGTGATGATGTTGAAATGGGTGAAAACTCATTGCCCACAAGTGACCTTTGTCCTCAAAACGGATGACGACATGTTTATCAATGTCCGCACGCTGACTCAGTACCTGTCACAACCTGACGTTCAGCAGCGCAAGGACATGATTGTAGGCTCGCTCTTTTGTCGTGTTATACCTATCAAAGATGCGGGTAGCAAGTG GTATTCACCTCTCTTTATGTATGATGCCAAAGTATATCCTGATTACGTAAGCGGAACGGGTTACGTCATTAGCGGGCCGTTAGTACccattctttttgaaaatgcccTACACGTGCCACTTTTCCACTTGGAGGACGTTTACACAACAGGGATTGTAGCGAAACGGGCTAACGTCATTCCGGAGAACAGTCATTTGTTCAGTTTTGTGAAGCATCCCACCACAAATCCTTGTCTCTATCGCAAAATTATCACATCTCATGGCCTGAACCCTAGCGAATTAAAATCTGTCTGGCGGCAGATCAACGATCCTCGTTTAAACTGCACCTCCGTCCGCTTGCCGAAAATCGGTGatcccaaattcaaaaaatgccACAAGACCGCGCGTCTGACCGTCCGTCGTTCGGGTAGAAGAGGTTATAGTGGCTGA